The following coding sequences are from one Pseudonocardia sp. HH130630-07 window:
- the lysA gene encoding diaminopimelate decarboxylase: MRAHPAGPLHAGITPAPESAGPRPESAAELDALAPAVWPRHAARGADGALQAAGVDVRDLAAHYGTPVFVLDEADFRDRCAEFAAAFGATAVHYAAKAFLCTEVARWVAQEGLSLDVCSGGELAVALRAEFPPERIALHGNNKSAEELAAAVDAGIGGIVVDSFDEIARLESVAAARDASVPVLIRLTVGVEAHTHEYIATAHEDQKFGFSIATSETKDSPALEAARRVLAARHLRLVGLHSHIGSQIFDTEGFEAAARRVVKVLADLHAEHGGDNLAALRTLDLGGGIGIAYRPGETPLSMPALAEELRAIVKRECAASGLDVPAIAVEPGRAIAGPGTVTVYEVGTVKDVPLGGYARRYVSVDGGMSDNIRTSLYDAEYDVRLVSRSSERDSVPGGAEPVLSRVVGKHCESGDIVVRDCWLPADLAPGDLLAVAATGAYCYAMASGYNRLPRPAVVAVHEGAHRPLLRRETLEDQFRFEV; the protein is encoded by the coding sequence ATGCGCGCTCACCCCGCCGGCCCGCTGCACGCCGGCATCACCCCCGCACCCGAGTCCGCAGGCCCGCGACCGGAGTCGGCCGCCGAGCTGGACGCGCTCGCCCCGGCCGTCTGGCCGCGGCACGCCGCCCGCGGCGCCGACGGCGCGCTGCAGGCGGCCGGCGTCGACGTCCGGGATCTCGCGGCGCACTACGGCACGCCGGTGTTCGTGCTCGACGAGGCCGACTTCCGCGACCGCTGCGCGGAGTTCGCCGCCGCCTTCGGCGCCACCGCCGTGCACTACGCGGCGAAGGCGTTCCTGTGCACGGAGGTCGCCCGCTGGGTCGCCCAGGAGGGCCTCTCGCTCGACGTCTGCTCCGGCGGCGAGCTCGCCGTGGCGCTGCGTGCGGAGTTCCCGCCGGAGCGGATCGCGTTGCACGGCAACAACAAGTCGGCCGAGGAGCTGGCCGCGGCCGTCGACGCGGGGATCGGCGGCATCGTCGTCGACAGCTTCGACGAGATCGCCCGGCTGGAGTCCGTGGCCGCCGCGCGCGACGCGTCGGTGCCGGTACTGATCCGGCTGACCGTCGGCGTCGAGGCGCACACCCACGAGTACATCGCCACCGCGCACGAGGACCAGAAGTTCGGGTTCTCGATCGCCACCTCGGAGACCAAGGACTCCCCGGCGCTGGAGGCCGCCCGCCGGGTGCTGGCGGCCCGGCACCTGCGGCTGGTCGGCCTGCACTCCCACATCGGGTCGCAGATCTTCGACACCGAGGGGTTCGAGGCGGCGGCCCGGCGGGTGGTCAAGGTGCTCGCCGACCTGCACGCCGAGCACGGCGGCGACAACCTCGCGGCGCTGCGCACGCTGGACCTCGGCGGCGGCATCGGCATCGCCTACCGGCCGGGGGAGACCCCGCTGTCGATGCCGGCGCTCGCCGAGGAGCTGCGCGCGATCGTCAAGCGGGAGTGCGCCGCGTCCGGGCTGGACGTGCCGGCGATCGCGGTCGAGCCGGGCCGGGCGATCGCCGGGCCGGGCACGGTCACCGTCTACGAGGTCGGGACGGTCAAGGACGTCCCGCTCGGCGGGTACGCGCGGCGCTACGTCAGCGTCGACGGCGGGATGAGCGACAACATCCGCACCTCGCTCTACGACGCCGAGTACGACGTCCGGCTGGTGTCGCGCTCGTCCGAGCGCGACTCGGTGCCGGGCGGCGCCGAGCCGGTGCTGTCCCGGGTGGTGGGCAAGCACTGCGAGTCGGGTGACATCGTGGTGCGCGACTGCTGGCTGCCGGCCGACCTCGCACCCGGTGACCTGCTGGCGGTCGCGGCCACGGGCGCGTACTGCTACGCGATGGCATCCGGTTACAACCGGCTGCCGCGCCCCGCGGTCGTCGCGGTGCACGAAGGGGCCCACCGGCCGCTGTTGCGCCGCGAGACACTGGAGGACCAGTTCCGGTTCGAGGTGTGA
- the argS gene encoding arginine--tRNA ligase, translating into MNPDVLAALVRDVATDVLNRRGLDVAALPADAGVERPRNPEHGDYATNVALRTAKAAGVNPRELAGWLAEGLAARDGIAAAEIAGPGFINLRLAADAQGAIVGEVLARGERYGTGDELAGIRMNLEFVSANPTGPIHLGGTRWAAVGDALGRVLVARGAEVAREYYINDAGAQIDHFAASLIAAATGAPTPENGYGGAYVGEIARQVTAAEPGILDLPDAERHQAFRRTGVALMLQEMRRSLHEFGTDFDVWFSELTLHESGAVGDSVQQLKDNGSLYEKDNAWWLRSTEQGDDKDRVVIKSDGTPAYVAGDIAYLRDKRARGFDRCLYMLGADHHGYTVRLKAIAAAFGDDPAIVEVLIGQMVNLVRGGEPVRMSKRAGTIVTLEDFVDAVGVDAARYSLVRSSVDSTLDIDLDLVSSRTNENPVFYVQYAHARLASLARNAADLGVEPGDGYGLLTHDREGDLIRTLGEFPDVVRTAAELREPHRVARYLEALAGAYHKFYDSCRVLPQGDEDVSDLHRARLALCVAARRVLANGLGLLGVGAPERM; encoded by the coding sequence GTGAATCCCGACGTGCTCGCCGCCCTGGTCCGTGACGTCGCGACGGACGTCCTGAACCGACGCGGCCTGGACGTCGCCGCCCTCCCGGCCGACGCCGGCGTCGAACGCCCGCGCAACCCCGAGCACGGCGACTACGCCACCAACGTGGCGCTGCGCACCGCGAAGGCCGCCGGGGTGAACCCGCGCGAGCTGGCCGGGTGGCTGGCCGAGGGGCTGGCGGCCCGGGACGGGATCGCCGCCGCCGAGATCGCCGGGCCCGGCTTCATCAACCTGCGGCTCGCCGCGGACGCGCAGGGCGCGATCGTCGGTGAGGTGCTGGCCCGGGGCGAGCGGTACGGCACCGGCGACGAGCTGGCCGGCATCCGGATGAACCTGGAGTTCGTCTCCGCCAACCCGACCGGCCCGATCCACCTGGGCGGGACCCGCTGGGCCGCCGTGGGCGACGCGCTGGGCCGGGTGCTGGTCGCCCGGGGTGCCGAGGTGGCCCGCGAGTACTACATCAACGACGCCGGGGCCCAGATCGACCACTTCGCCGCCTCGCTGATCGCGGCGGCCACCGGCGCGCCCACCCCGGAGAACGGCTACGGCGGGGCGTACGTGGGCGAGATCGCCCGGCAGGTGACGGCGGCCGAGCCCGGGATCCTGGACCTGCCCGATGCCGAGCGGCACCAGGCGTTCCGCCGCACCGGCGTCGCGCTGATGCTCCAGGAGATGCGGCGGTCGCTGCACGAGTTCGGCACCGACTTCGACGTCTGGTTCAGCGAGCTCACCCTGCACGAGTCCGGCGCCGTCGGGGACTCGGTGCAGCAGCTCAAGGACAACGGCAGCCTGTACGAGAAGGACAACGCCTGGTGGCTGCGCTCCACCGAGCAGGGCGACGACAAGGACCGGGTCGTCATCAAGAGCGACGGCACCCCGGCCTACGTCGCCGGTGACATCGCCTACCTGCGCGACAAGCGGGCCCGCGGCTTCGACCGGTGCCTCTACATGCTCGGCGCCGACCACCACGGCTACACGGTGCGCCTCAAGGCGATCGCCGCCGCGTTCGGCGACGACCCCGCGATCGTCGAGGTGCTGATCGGGCAGATGGTGAACCTCGTGCGCGGCGGCGAACCGGTCCGGATGAGCAAGCGGGCCGGCACGATCGTCACCCTCGAGGACTTCGTCGACGCCGTCGGTGTCGACGCGGCCCGCTACTCGCTGGTGCGGTCCTCGGTCGACTCGACGCTCGACATCGACCTGGACCTGGTGTCCAGCCGCACCAACGAGAACCCGGTGTTCTACGTCCAGTACGCGCACGCCCGGCTGGCCTCGCTGGCCCGCAACGCCGCGGACCTCGGCGTCGAGCCGGGCGACGGGTACGGCCTGCTGACCCACGACCGCGAGGGCGACCTCATCCGGACGCTCGGGGAGTTCCCCGACGTCGTCCGGACCGCGGCCGAGCTGCGCGAACCGCACCGGGTCGCCCGCTACCTGGAGGCGCTGGCCGGCGCCTACCACAAGTTCTACGACTCCTGCCGCGTCCTGCCCCAGGGCGACGAGGACGTCTCCGACCTGCACCGGGCCCGGCTCGCACTGTGCGTCGCGGCCCGCCGGGTGCTCGCCAACGGCCTCGGCCTGCTCGGCGTCGGTGCCCCCGAACGGATGTGA